In Pedobacter heparinus DSM 2366, the following are encoded in one genomic region:
- a CDS encoding Z1 domain-containing protein, with the protein MTGLWSIAIGGDKLSRGLTLEGLTVSYFTRSTSLYDTLMQMGRWFGYRNGFEDLCRIYTTPELFRWYRHISTAFESLREEFIEMSRLQLTPMDFGLRVEDHPDMMVTSVMKMRAADNMRLNYQGTLTETSTLPASDTILKSNFEVAENFILSLGEADADFRPKKVWFNIPVAQIQEFLKGYQTYKGLPTVNSARINKYIDIQRTKPLPEFMEWNVALISLNESTDLEPVSFAGFSIYPHSRSVKEERTNSLFIKRMIDRKDEIEDFNPVERKAVENNNLSNIEIRSISPRKQRPLLMIYVLNITDKTKSENIPFEKQPVGFAISWPVSETAVPMNYVINSVYAELELSEDD; encoded by the coding sequence ATTACCGGCTTGTGGAGCATTGCAATAGGGGGAGATAAGTTGTCCAGAGGGCTTACGCTTGAAGGACTAACGGTGAGTTATTTCACAAGAAGTACTTCATTGTACGACACGTTGATGCAGATGGGAAGGTGGTTTGGTTACAGGAATGGCTTTGAAGATTTGTGCAGGATATATACTACCCCCGAGCTATTCAGATGGTACCGTCATATATCAACCGCATTTGAATCATTGCGGGAGGAATTTATCGAAATGTCCCGCCTGCAACTCACGCCAATGGATTTTGGCTTGCGGGTTGAGGATCATCCGGATATGATGGTAACAAGCGTAATGAAAATGCGGGCCGCAGATAATATGCGGCTAAACTACCAGGGCACCCTTACAGAAACATCGACACTCCCTGCTTCTGATACCATACTCAAATCCAATTTTGAAGTGGCCGAGAACTTTATTTTATCCCTGGGCGAAGCTGATGCAGATTTCCGACCTAAAAAGGTATGGTTCAACATTCCGGTCGCCCAGATACAAGAGTTTTTAAAGGGGTATCAGACCTACAAAGGCTTACCCACCGTAAACTCCGCACGAATAAATAAGTATATTGACATACAAAGAACAAAACCATTGCCGGAATTTATGGAATGGAATGTCGCATTGATTTCACTGAATGAAAGTACTGACCTGGAACCCGTATCATTTGCCGGTTTCAGCATTTACCCACACTCCCGCTCAGTGAAAGAAGAGCGGACAAACAGTCTTTTTATAAAGAGAATGATTGACCGGAAGGACGAGATAGAAGATTTTAATCCTGTTGAGAGGAAAGCTGTTGAAAACAACAATCTGTCCAACATAGAAATCAGAAGTATTAGTCCCAGAAAACAAAGGCCTTTGTTAATGATATATGTTTTAAATATTACAGATAAAACAAAGTCTGAAAATATTCCCTTTGAAAAACAACCGGTTGGATTTGCTATAAGCTGGCCTGTGTCAGAAACGGCTGTGCCAATGAATTATGTAATTAATTCAGTTTATGCGGAACTTGAATTGAGTGAAGATGATTAA
- a CDS encoding PD-(D/E)XK motif protein, translating into MINYQEIWKSINEESASNPNRVQIARMIPSKGAFSAFLATDFKKKIRLLYVKLDRDVFLTINDLPRFRGFDISCVISSIGRFKNTEFLKLTQAIPETDSIFELVISDLCDHIIRIEEKQSLKPILVNVLTEWKFFFDRSEDKILTLSEQKGLFGELTFLKNYLLKIYTPEQALVFWTGGNRTNHDFQLDKKAVEIKTTSGKMPWKFMVSSEKQLDNTGLEFLYLVLFILNVHDNRVSDNLSTLIDEIFNMIRQDSSALLQFEIKLAKYGYNILYAGKYTTGFSITQAKFFEVRNDFPRLINTNIPAGIGDIKYTIMASACAEFETKTDIINLI; encoded by the coding sequence ATGATTAACTACCAGGAAATATGGAAATCTATCAATGAAGAGTCGGCCAGTAACCCTAATAGGGTTCAGATTGCCAGGATGATTCCTTCAAAAGGTGCTTTCTCTGCTTTTTTGGCTACAGATTTTAAGAAAAAAATACGATTACTATACGTCAAACTGGATAGAGATGTGTTTCTTACCATAAATGATCTTCCGCGATTCAGGGGTTTTGATATTTCATGTGTTATATCATCAATAGGGAGATTTAAGAATACAGAATTTCTTAAATTGACACAGGCGATTCCAGAAACTGACAGTATTTTTGAATTAGTAATTTCTGATTTGTGTGATCATATCATCAGGATTGAGGAAAAACAGAGTCTCAAACCAATATTGGTCAACGTTCTTACGGAATGGAAGTTTTTTTTCGACCGTTCAGAAGACAAAATTCTTACTCTTTCTGAGCAGAAGGGCCTTTTTGGTGAATTGACTTTTCTGAAAAACTATCTTTTAAAAATTTATACCCCAGAACAAGCATTGGTTTTCTGGACAGGAGGGAACAGAACAAACCATGATTTTCAGCTTGATAAAAAGGCAGTTGAAATAAAAACCACATCAGGAAAAATGCCCTGGAAATTTATGGTTTCATCTGAAAAACAATTGGATAATACGGGCTTGGAGTTTCTGTATCTGGTGTTATTTATCTTAAATGTGCATGATAACAGGGTTTCTGACAATCTTTCTACGCTTATTGATGAAATTTTCAATATGATTAGACAAGATAGTTCTGCTTTATTACAGTTTGAAATCAAACTTGCCAAATATGGTTACAATATTTTATACGCCGGAAAATATACAACAGGCTTTTCAATAACCCAGGCGAAATTTTTTGAAGTCAGAAACGACTTTCCCCGTTTAATAAATACTAATATTCCTGCTGGAATAGGTGATATCAAGTATACCATCATGGCATCAGCATGTGCTGAGTTCGAAACAAAAACCGATATAATTAATCTCATATAA
- a CDS encoding AIPR family protein: MTLSDFSVDFLENALLTVEDEKISQEDAITQDILEYTIDSGDVVAGELCHYKVRGIKINAWNYDEENEVIDLFVTIFKSEAKLQKVSDKDIEDAFNKARNFFWAAREGKLLTKVDESETIVFDLVQIIEQTRTTVKNVRIFVFTNGQASIDVIPEAGEEKNIYFDFQLWDIERLYQQYLIRSDKQPIEIDFISDYNYKLKCLFMDNVSENVDCYLAILPASILAKIYGKYRQGILEKNVRNFLQFKTKVNRGIRKTIIGSSDMFLSYNNGISTTAEKVYIQHDDNIPYITKIENWQIVNGGQTTASIFATSMEKGIDLSKVFVQLKISKIKNVEEMDTIVGYISQYANSQTGIKDSDFEVNSEFFVTIQQFSRSEWVPTLTGGRATSKWYFERTRGQYLEDKAKLTSSESKKFDKEYLKNRKFTTPDIGKYEMSWQQKPYDVSKGAENNFKIFIEEIKNDKPVVDKRYYHQLIAKAILFKEIDSIVAKEKLGGYKANMVAYLIAWISYKTNKRLSLDYIWENQRISEGLAVTLKSMIPIVWDHINSPAKAGTNIGEWCKKPECWVALKDKAADIEELTAELTEINTQRLNEHISEQYTSEFDVKVIEEASSVDAEVWFSISKWAKENNKFTPFDRKLLFNLGVLANRKAALTLKQAKNAIRLIKSSKEQGFV, from the coding sequence ATGACTCTTTCAGATTTTTCCGTTGATTTTTTAGAAAATGCTTTATTAACCGTTGAGGATGAGAAAATCTCTCAGGAAGACGCGATTACCCAGGATATATTGGAGTACACCATTGATTCGGGCGATGTAGTTGCCGGAGAGTTATGTCATTATAAAGTTAGGGGGATTAAGATTAATGCCTGGAATTATGATGAGGAAAATGAAGTTATTGATTTGTTTGTAACAATTTTTAAATCAGAAGCGAAACTTCAGAAGGTCTCTGATAAAGATATTGAAGATGCATTTAACAAAGCCAGGAACTTTTTTTGGGCCGCAAGAGAAGGTAAACTCTTAACAAAGGTGGATGAGTCAGAAACGATTGTTTTTGATCTTGTTCAGATAATTGAACAAACCAGAACTACCGTTAAAAACGTACGTATATTTGTGTTTACAAATGGACAGGCATCCATTGATGTAATTCCTGAAGCTGGAGAAGAGAAAAATATATATTTTGATTTTCAATTATGGGACATTGAAAGACTGTACCAGCAATACCTTATACGGAGTGATAAACAGCCAATTGAGATTGATTTCATATCAGACTATAATTATAAACTTAAATGTCTGTTTATGGATAATGTTAGTGAAAACGTAGACTGTTATCTCGCTATTTTACCTGCAAGTATTCTGGCGAAGATATATGGAAAATATCGTCAAGGCATTCTGGAAAAGAATGTCAGGAATTTTTTGCAGTTTAAGACAAAAGTTAACAGGGGAATTCGTAAAACCATTATAGGTTCATCAGACATGTTTCTTTCTTATAATAACGGGATCTCAACTACAGCAGAAAAGGTTTACATTCAACATGATGATAATATTCCATACATTACAAAAATTGAAAACTGGCAGATAGTAAACGGTGGACAAACAACTGCATCTATTTTTGCTACTTCTATGGAAAAAGGGATTGACCTGTCGAAGGTATTCGTACAGTTAAAAATTTCCAAGATTAAGAATGTCGAAGAAATGGATACAATCGTCGGATATATTTCGCAATATGCAAATAGTCAGACAGGGATTAAAGATTCGGATTTTGAAGTGAATTCTGAGTTTTTTGTAACTATTCAGCAATTTTCACGGTCGGAGTGGGTACCAACATTGACTGGTGGCAGAGCAACATCGAAATGGTATTTCGAACGCACAAGAGGTCAATATCTGGAAGATAAGGCAAAACTCACCTCTTCTGAGTCTAAAAAATTTGATAAAGAATATCTTAAAAACAGAAAATTCACTACGCCTGATATAGGTAAATATGAAATGAGCTGGCAACAGAAACCTTACGATGTATCAAAGGGGGCCGAAAACAATTTCAAAATATTTATTGAGGAAATAAAAAATGATAAACCAGTTGTTGATAAACGTTATTATCATCAATTAATAGCAAAGGCGATTCTTTTCAAAGAAATTGATTCTATTGTTGCTAAAGAAAAGTTAGGCGGATATAAGGCCAATATGGTTGCATATCTGATCGCATGGATATCTTACAAAACCAATAAAAGGTTGTCACTTGATTATATCTGGGAAAACCAACGAATATCTGAAGGTCTAGCCGTTACATTAAAAAGTATGATTCCTATTGTATGGGATCATATAAATTCGCCGGCAAAGGCAGGTACAAATATAGGAGAGTGGTGTAAAAAGCCCGAATGTTGGGTCGCACTCAAAGACAAAGCGGCTGATATTGAGGAGCTGACAGCAGAGTTAACAGAAATAAACACACAACGTTTAAATGAGCATATTTCTGAACAGTATACCTCTGAATTTGATGTTAAAGTGATTGAGGAAGCATCTTCAGTTGATGCGGAAGTTTGGTTTAGTATATCAAAATGGGCTAAAGAGAATAATAAATTTACCCCTTTTGATCGTAAGCTACTTTTTAATCTTGGTGTTCTTGCCAATAGAAAAGCTGCTTTAACTCTTAAGCAAGCAAAAAATGCAATTCGATTAATAAAATCTTCGAAAGAACAAGGATTTGTATAA
- a CDS encoding DUF6266 family protein has protein sequence MLVVNKFINTMTTFVGIGFAGIAQGQAFSANNAVKSYQLKNALDGAYPDLVINYSKVMLSMGTLQSAENAAVEWDGNRLRFSWHCDAISERFYNQSVAMLLVHCRELNKSFYDLSGVKRLAKEQFVELPSDFNSRVLHAYLTFVTDDRVMVSDSVYVGES, from the coding sequence ATGCTTGTAGTAAATAAATTTATTAATACCATGACTACCTTTGTAGGAATTGGTTTTGCGGGTATAGCACAAGGACAGGCTTTTTCGGCCAATAACGCGGTCAAATCCTATCAGTTAAAAAATGCGCTGGACGGAGCATATCCTGATTTGGTTATAAATTACAGTAAGGTAATGCTGAGTATGGGCACTTTACAGTCGGCAGAAAATGCGGCTGTTGAATGGGATGGCAATCGGTTGAGGTTTTCCTGGCACTGTGACGCCATTAGCGAGCGTTTTTACAATCAATCGGTAGCCATGCTTTTGGTGCATTGCCGCGAATTGAACAAGAGTTTTTATGACCTAAGCGGGGTAAAGCGCTTAGCAAAGGAACAGTTTGTTGAGCTACCCTCAGATTTTAACAGTCGGGTACTGCATGCTTACCTTACGTTTGTAACGGATGACAGGGTAATGGTTTCGGATAGTGTGTATGTAGGGGAGAGCTAG
- a CDS encoding winged helix-turn-helix domain-containing protein: MDLNRNRLSGKRKYLYGLLLLSFISVICVAFSMVDNEDFDISRREVLLRRIGHELLLQSGDSKSRVLPIKKIADNEYLISFENELTFLPDSLVNTTRRLLVKDPLAHDYVVNVLNCGNASVAYGYAISKNKNDDIVACRGRVQPRACYRISIKFKPTGINATTKGCILGGLPLLAFVGFIFLSSVKPQRALPNGQYTDMLTLGTVGFDAKNRKLIINGKTTDLTGTETRVLRIFALSPNVTIERSRLQKEIWEDEGVIVGRSLDMFISKLRKKLEHDPNINIVVIRGKGYKLEISA; this comes from the coding sequence ATGGATCTTAACCGAAATCGCCTCTCCGGAAAACGCAAATACCTGTATGGATTATTACTCCTCTCGTTTATCTCTGTAATCTGCGTGGCTTTCAGTATGGTGGACAATGAAGATTTTGATATCTCCAGAAGGGAAGTTTTGCTGCGCAGGATCGGACATGAACTGCTCTTACAGTCAGGTGATAGTAAATCAAGGGTACTTCCGATAAAAAAGATTGCTGACAACGAATACCTGATCAGCTTTGAGAATGAGCTTACTTTTCTACCGGACTCCCTGGTGAATACCACCCGGCGTTTGCTGGTCAAAGACCCGCTGGCACATGATTATGTGGTCAACGTACTGAACTGCGGCAACGCTAGTGTAGCCTACGGATATGCTATATCCAAAAATAAAAATGATGATATTGTAGCCTGTAGAGGAAGAGTGCAACCGAGAGCATGTTACAGGATTAGCATTAAATTCAAACCGACAGGTATAAATGCAACAACAAAAGGTTGTATTCTCGGTGGCCTCCCCTTGTTAGCATTTGTTGGATTTATATTTTTGAGTTCTGTTAAGCCGCAAAGAGCCTTACCTAATGGTCAGTATACTGACATGTTAACTTTAGGCACAGTGGGGTTCGACGCGAAGAATCGTAAGCTCATAATAAACGGAAAAACAACAGACTTAACTGGAACCGAAACCCGTGTACTACGCATTTTTGCATTATCTCCTAACGTGACTATAGAGAGAAGCCGGTTACAAAAAGAGATATGGGAAGATGAAGGTGTTATAGTAGGGCGCAGTCTGGATATGTTCATATCAAAACTGAGAAAAAAACTGGAACATGATCCGAATATCAACATTGTTGTTATACGCGGCAAAGGATATAAGCTTGAAATAAGCGCTTAA
- a CDS encoding glycosyl hydrolase, with product MRIIVKTIILLFFALPVCGQNPKSVLPKETNVIVDAEFQRPGSTYGTRCWWWWLNGNVTQQSITRDLEEMKAKGFSGACIFDAGGANQVGNRQVPEGPMFGSPDWRALYLYAIREAKRLGLVMSMNIQSGWNLGGPDVSPEEAAKQVTFSELGIKGGTKINQKLVLPAIRDDYYKEIAVLAFPDKNKAHAPIHDLENKTASKEAGGSVPDTRPFLTDIAGVPGEEDALSKQVLNISKYFKDGVLNWDAPAGNWKVIRIGYTTTDARTSTTSGKWDGRVLDFLSEKSFNRYWDTHVEPLLRLIGPMAGTTLRYLQTDSFEGGGMNWTDGFADEFKKRRGYDLTLFLPVLTGKIIESRSVSVRFLNDFRKTIGDLVSEKHYGTFAKRSRAHGIGILPESAGPHAGPFDGLKNYSHSEVMMSEFWSPSPHRPRPIDRFFVKQAASAAKIFNKQLVGAESFTTIGKHWNDVIWADMKPSVDHEFCAGLNLVYFHTFTSSPKEMGMPGQEYFAGTHFNPNVTWWNYSTAFLSYLTRCHYLLQKGTALSDVLYYYGDHVPNLGRLKEDDPAGALPGYDYDLINEDRLLDLTVRDGKIELPHGVNYRVLVLPDHKILSLAVIRKVKALVNAGATVIGLKPQSTSSLVGYPAAETELNLLADELWGKGNTSAGEKVLGKGKVIWGKTAANVLLESGLPYDVKIVAENKTDKFDYIHRYLPDGTDIYFISNQNNKQVAVSCTFRIADRMPELWDPLKGEIRDAKAYQQKDGLITVPLVFDPNGSVFVVFRKPLGSKEGKKTDNYPGYKELEQLSGAWDVRFDPRWGGPALVKFDTLQSWTERPEDGIRFYSGTAVYAKNFKATKTKSKRLFLDLGEVKDVGIAKVKLNGKDLGILWSPPFRVEITAALKTGDNKLEVEVVNSWRNRLIGDDSLPADQRLTKTNIKVTPAWKILPSGLLGPVVLMESSEK from the coding sequence ATGAGAATTATAGTAAAAACTATTATCCTTTTATTTTTTGCACTTCCGGTTTGCGGGCAGAACCCGAAAAGTGTATTGCCAAAAGAAACGAATGTTATAGTTGATGCAGAATTTCAGCGACCCGGTAGTACGTATGGTACGCGTTGTTGGTGGTGGTGGTTAAACGGCAATGTAACGCAGCAGTCTATTACCCGCGACCTGGAGGAGATGAAGGCAAAGGGCTTTAGCGGTGCCTGTATTTTTGATGCTGGCGGAGCCAACCAGGTTGGGAACAGACAGGTGCCCGAAGGGCCTATGTTTGGCAGCCCGGATTGGCGGGCACTTTATCTGTATGCCATTCGCGAAGCCAAGCGCCTGGGCCTGGTGATGTCTATGAACATCCAGAGTGGCTGGAATCTTGGCGGCCCTGATGTTAGCCCGGAAGAGGCAGCTAAACAGGTTACATTTTCGGAACTGGGCATTAAAGGGGGAACAAAGATTAACCAAAAATTAGTGCTGCCAGCAATAAGGGACGATTACTATAAAGAAATTGCGGTGCTCGCCTTTCCAGATAAAAACAAAGCACATGCACCTATACATGATTTGGAGAACAAAACTGCTTCCAAAGAAGCCGGAGGCTCTGTTCCCGATACCCGGCCATTTTTAACAGACATTGCCGGGGTGCCTGGTGAGGAAGATGCCCTGAGCAAACAAGTACTCAATATCAGTAAGTATTTTAAGGATGGGGTATTGAATTGGGACGCGCCTGCTGGCAACTGGAAGGTGATCCGCATAGGGTATACCACTACAGATGCCCGGACTTCAACTACCAGCGGGAAATGGGATGGCAGGGTACTTGATTTTTTGAGTGAAAAGTCATTTAACCGGTACTGGGACACGCATGTGGAGCCGCTGCTGCGCCTGATTGGCCCTATGGCAGGTACAACCTTGCGTTATCTGCAAACGGACAGTTTTGAAGGTGGGGGGATGAACTGGACGGATGGCTTTGCCGATGAATTCAAGAAAAGGAGAGGCTATGACCTGACCCTCTTTTTACCGGTACTGACTGGTAAAATAATTGAAAGCCGTTCTGTAAGTGTGCGTTTTCTGAACGATTTCCGTAAAACAATAGGAGACCTGGTTTCAGAAAAACATTACGGTACTTTCGCAAAAAGATCCAGAGCCCATGGAATAGGTATTTTACCAGAGTCTGCAGGACCACACGCAGGTCCTTTTGACGGGCTTAAGAACTACAGCCACAGTGAGGTGATGATGAGTGAATTCTGGTCGCCCAGCCCTCACCGTCCGCGGCCGATAGACCGTTTTTTTGTTAAACAAGCTGCCAGTGCAGCTAAGATTTTCAATAAGCAGCTGGTTGGTGCCGAATCCTTTACCACGATCGGGAAGCATTGGAACGATGTGATCTGGGCAGACATGAAGCCGAGTGTAGACCATGAGTTTTGTGCCGGCCTGAACCTGGTATATTTTCATACCTTCACTTCTTCTCCTAAAGAAATGGGAATGCCCGGCCAGGAGTATTTTGCCGGTACGCACTTTAACCCTAATGTGACCTGGTGGAATTATTCGACAGCATTTCTGAGTTACCTGACCCGCTGCCATTACCTGCTGCAAAAGGGAACAGCACTTTCGGATGTACTGTATTATTATGGAGACCATGTGCCCAATCTGGGCAGGCTGAAAGAAGATGACCCTGCGGGGGCATTGCCGGGATATGATTACGACCTGATCAATGAAGACCGCCTGCTCGATCTGACGGTTAGGGACGGCAAAATCGAGTTGCCCCATGGTGTAAATTACCGGGTGCTTGTTTTACCAGACCATAAGATCTTGTCATTGGCAGTGATCAGAAAAGTAAAAGCACTGGTAAATGCCGGGGCAACGGTGATTGGTTTAAAGCCCCAATCTACCAGTAGCCTGGTGGGTTATCCGGCTGCTGAAACGGAACTCAATCTGCTGGCAGATGAACTATGGGGAAAGGGCAATACCTCAGCTGGCGAAAAAGTACTGGGAAAAGGGAAAGTAATCTGGGGTAAAACTGCGGCCAATGTATTGCTGGAAAGTGGCCTTCCTTATGATGTTAAGATTGTGGCTGAAAACAAAACAGATAAGTTTGATTATATCCACCGTTATTTGCCTGATGGAACAGACATTTATTTTATTTCCAATCAAAACAATAAGCAGGTAGCCGTTTCCTGTACTTTCCGGATTGCTGACAGAATGCCCGAATTATGGGATCCCTTAAAGGGCGAAATCAGGGATGCAAAGGCTTATCAACAAAAGGACGGCCTGATTACGGTACCCTTGGTTTTTGACCCGAATGGTTCAGTGTTTGTGGTTTTCAGAAAGCCTCTTGGCAGTAAAGAAGGAAAGAAAACGGACAATTATCCCGGATACAAGGAGCTGGAGCAGCTTTCTGGTGCCTGGGATGTGCGTTTTGATCCCAGATGGGGTGGTCCTGCTTTAGTAAAGTTTGATACTTTGCAAAGCTGGACAGAACGGCCGGAGGATGGGATCCGTTTTTATTCGGGGACAGCAGTATATGCCAAAAATTTTAAGGCAACGAAAACAAAATCAAAAAGGCTTTTTCTGGACCTTGGAGAAGTTAAGGATGTAGGTATTGCTAAAGTAAAATTAAATGGGAAAGATCTGGGTATTTTGTGGAGCCCGCCGTTCCGGGTGGAGATTACAGCTGCGTTGAAAACCGGTGATAATAAACTTGAGGTTGAAGTTGTGAATAGCTGGCGGAACCGCCTGATCGGGGATGACAGTTTACCAGCCGATCAAAGGTTGACGAAAACGAATATTAAAGTTACTCCTGCATGGAAAATTTTACCTTCAGGATTGTTGGGGCCGGTTGTTTTGATGGAATCTAGTGAGAAATAG
- a CDS encoding alpha/beta hydrolase, whose translation MSKKIYLISGLGADRRAFRKLIFPQDFELVYLDWISPQKNESLDDYATRLALNIDTSTPFYLIGLSFGGMLATEIAKKLKPLHTFLISSSPVYSQLPWYYRLAGSLRLQKLIPIRLLKKGNGIGLKFLGARTDEERILLKQLVVDSDTAFMKWALTCILTWRNKDLPLNLTHIHGTADLILPIRYYKPDKIINNGGHFMVYANAAEISNYIVQKISNEHIRSHIKKIQYLNQDKYHNN comes from the coding sequence ATGTCAAAAAAAATCTATCTGATCAGTGGCTTGGGGGCCGATAGACGTGCTTTCAGGAAGCTGATTTTCCCTCAGGATTTTGAGTTGGTTTATCTGGATTGGATTTCTCCCCAAAAGAACGAGTCGTTAGATGATTATGCAACCAGACTGGCGCTTAACATAGATACCTCTACCCCGTTTTACTTGATCGGATTATCCTTTGGCGGAATGCTGGCTACTGAAATCGCTAAGAAACTGAAGCCTTTACATACTTTTCTGATCTCCAGTTCACCCGTTTACAGCCAATTGCCCTGGTATTACCGCCTGGCGGGTAGTTTAAGGTTACAAAAGCTTATACCAATCCGCTTATTAAAAAAAGGCAATGGGATTGGGCTGAAGTTTTTAGGTGCCAGAACCGATGAAGAACGCATATTACTGAAACAACTTGTAGTTGACAGCGATACTGCCTTTATGAAATGGGCATTGACCTGTATTTTAACCTGGAGAAATAAAGATCTCCCCCTTAATCTTACCCATATACATGGTACCGCCGATCTCATTTTACCAATCAGGTATTATAAACCAGATAAAATCATAAATAACGGCGGGCATTTTATGGTGTACGCCAATGCAGCAGAAATTAGTAACTATATTGTCCAAAAGATAAGTAATGAACACATTAGATCTCATATCAAGAAGATTCAATACCTTAACCAAGATAAATACCACAACAATTGA
- a CDS encoding class I SAM-dependent methyltransferase: protein MKEETEKPEFWESAFGEKKEMWGFEPAKSAVLTKDFFVQNSVKSILIPGIGYGRNAQIFKENGMAVTGIEISKTAIEMAEKHYGNDMVIYHGSVNDMPFDTCQYDGIFCYALIHLLDSSEREKLILDCYNQLSVHGYMVFTVISKAAHTYRQGKFVSKDRYEIFDGVKMFFYDRDSIKSEFDKAGLFEITEINEHQPFFLIKCQKGKS, encoded by the coding sequence ATGAAAGAGGAAACCGAAAAACCAGAATTTTGGGAATCAGCCTTTGGCGAAAAAAAGGAAATGTGGGGCTTTGAACCCGCAAAGTCTGCTGTATTAACAAAAGATTTTTTTGTCCAAAACTCAGTGAAAAGTATCCTGATACCTGGAATCGGTTACGGGAGGAATGCACAAATTTTCAAAGAGAACGGAATGGCTGTAACCGGGATTGAGATTTCAAAAACTGCCATTGAAATGGCCGAAAAACATTACGGAAACGATATGGTTATCTATCATGGTTCTGTAAACGACATGCCATTTGATACCTGTCAGTATGATGGGATATTTTGCTATGCTTTAATTCATTTGCTGGATAGCAGTGAAAGGGAAAAACTCATTCTGGACTGTTATAATCAATTGTCAGTACATGGCTATATGGTCTTTACGGTTATTTCAAAAGCAGCGCATACTTATAGGCAAGGCAAATTTGTTAGTAAGGATCGCTACGAAATATTTGATGGCGTTAAAATGTTCTTTTATGACAGGGATTCCATAAAATCAGAATTTGACAAAGCCGGATTATTTGAGATTACAGAAATCAATGAGCATCAGCCATTCTTTTTAATTAAATGCCAAAAAGGGAAATCTTAA
- the arr gene encoding NAD(+)--rifampin ADP-ribosyltransferase: protein MAQACVSQPTDSGPFYHGTRAQLNTGDLLTAGRVSNYQSELVMNHIYFSALAGGAGLAAALAPGEGPERVYIVEPTGSFEDDPNVTNMKFPGNPTRSYRSREPLKIVGELAEWQRSSPEQIQRIRDRFAGKKDEIIN, encoded by the coding sequence CTGGCCCAGGCTTGCGTAAGCCAGCCTACCGATAGCGGGCCGTTTTATCATGGGACACGGGCGCAATTGAATACCGGTGATTTACTGACTGCCGGCCGTGTGTCTAATTATCAGTCGGAGCTGGTGATGAACCACATTTATTTTAGCGCGCTGGCTGGCGGGGCGGGGCTGGCTGCTGCGCTGGCGCCAGGGGAGGGCCCGGAAAGGGTTTACATCGTGGAGCCTACCGGCAGTTTCGAAGACGATCCCAATGTGACCAATATGAAATTTCCGGGCAATCCAACGCGTTCGTACCGGAGCAGGGAACCGTTGAAGATTGTTGGGGAATTGGCAGAGTGGCAAAGATCATCGCCGGAACAGATACAGCGGATTCGGGACAGGTTTGCTGGTAAGAAAGATGAAATCATCAATTGA